Below is a window of Candidatus Leptovillus gracilis DNA.
ACTCCTGGTTAACCAAAGTAGCGGTTGAAGCGGCCCAGGCCGAGCAACAGACCTTTACGACGGCCACTATTGCCTTAAAAAACTTCACCTTTGACGAAACCAACACTTTCCTTCAACCTATCCTGGTAGACTACAACGACTTGTTAGCTGAGCGGTGTCATCAGTTAACGGCTGGTCACCCGTTGGCTCTAACTCTGTTAACTCGTTTATCTGCTCCCAGCCTCAAAAAGCTGTTGAGTGAGTTTGAAGAACCTGCTTCAGGAGAACAATCCGCTGAACCCGCAATTAACGAACTCCTAAGCCAATTGGGCGCTCGTCTCGTTGAGCATATTGACAAAGATTTTGCTCAATTGTTAGATTTCCTCACATTAGCACGCCAGGGCTTAACCCCGAAACTTCTGGCTTCTTTGCGCACAGCAGACCGGGCAAACGATGATGACATTGTTCGTGCAGCAGCCGACCTCCAACTGATTAGAGGACAACTATTTCCATTGATTCGCACACTATACCGCCAACCGGTGGGCGTAGAGAATGCTTCACCAGATCCCGTTCTTATTCCCCACGAAGCTTTTCTTGATAGCAAGGATCGTCATTGGTCTTTTCGCCAATCGGAATTGGTCAAGAATTATGAGCAACAGGTAGTTAACTATTGCCGCCGTATTTTAGCTCGGACGGATATTAATCATCCTTATTATGAAAGATGGGTGTTTGACACGCTGTTTTACCTGTGCCGATATGATCGGAAAGAAGGCATCGATTTTCTCCTTTATCAACAAGAGATAGCTTGGCGTGATGGGCGTTGGGATTTTGTCCAACAACTTGAGGATGAATGGCGCTTACTTAACGTGTCTGGTGACTTGTTTGAAGCTTTGCCGCTTACCGAACAGAAAATAGAACCGTTTTGGCATCATCTCCGAATCAGGAAACATTTTTTTTACGGCGAATACAATCGGGTATTAGAGCAGATTGAGTCTTTGCCAGGCTTGGCATCCGGTCTAACCTGGGAAGAGCAGCTGAATCAAGAAATTAGAGACATGCCTGAGGCCGATGGGCTTGTGACTGTAAGAAACTGGATCGATCGGAGTCAGGTATTGCTGTCAGGGATTGGCGTGGAGACAGAAAATTCTATAGAAGAAGCCGGTGACCGCCTCGGCGCGATTATCGCTTACAACAAGCGAAATGAGTGGAGAGAAGAAGTAGAGTATAAAAGATTCTTGCAGCTTACGGCCGTTGCTGACGCATACTTCCTTAGAGGCCAAGCCTATTATTTGCAGGCATTCTACCAACAAGCATTGGTTGAACTACAAGAAGCGCTTCAACGTTATAGTGAACTGGCTCTTGCTCATGACACCCTGCAAACTGTAGCTCATATTACCCACACTTGCGCCGAGTCAGGTTTGCCGGAACAGACTCATCATTACACAAGATTTGCGAAAAACCTATGTATTAATGCAAAAATAAGCAACAATAAGACAGTTAAAGCTTATCTTAAGTGGATTTTGGCGGCGAACCAATACGCACAAAGACATTGGTTACAAGCTGTGGATGTGTTACAGCCAATTCGTTCTGAAAAAGAATGGCCTGGTTGGCATCTGGATTGGCAGATGGTTTCTTTCCTATACCTACAGGCTGCCGCCCGACTTAATGTGCAAACCGCAGGTATACAAAATTCTACAGATTCAGACCTGCCTACTGCCGAAGCTTTTGGGGAGAATCATTATATCCAATTTCGGGATAACCCCAATGTGTGGCCGTTACTGCGCGCTAAAGCCAGTTTGATCTGGGGTGAACACTTTCTACATCGGCTTATTCTATCTTCCATATATGAGCCTATTACACAATTGGATGAGGCTCCAAAAGCAATGCAAGATGCCTTTGCTGATCAGCAAAAGTCATTAATTGAAGAATCTTTTGGGGCTGCCTATTTGGCGACCATGTTCGCAGCCCAGGCATTGTATACGTTGAGTATAGAAGAGAATGTAGTCCGCGGAAAGGGATTATTACTTGTTGTTCAAGACAATCTTGAGCTAGCAGAGAATAGGATGCGCGAATTCACACGCACTCAGCATAGACGGTCTGATGGGCAAGTTTACAGTAGTGAAACCAAGTTCCTTTTGTTGGGTAAGAGTTATTATCAATTAGCTTTTAGCTGGTTAGGTTTAGTTCAAGAAAGAACAACATCAGACAAAAAGTTACTGCATGAAGCACTTGAATATTATAACCAGGGAATCAGTTTGTTAGGCCAGATTAACGATCGTCAAGAATTGATTGAGCCTCTTCTGGATCAACTATGGGTTTACCTGAAGCAGATGTCACATGTAACCTGGCAAACTTTGCTAGATAGTGCTGCTGATAAAGAAGAGTTGGCGTTTGTGGTCAAGGGCATAAAGGTGCGTCAATTCATGGACAAAATGTTGCCTGCTTTAACAGCCAATAAAAGATGACAGATATTGACAGAAGACTGCCATCAGGATGCCATGTATGTGGGTGACTCATTGTGCATACTGTCATCAAGTAATAAGAAGCCATCTGAAAAAAGGGTCTAAACGCCGAAAAGTCAGGCTTTTCACTCTTGGGCGCGACAGTCTAAGTGTCTAAAAAGTCAGGCTTTTTTCAGTGGACTCAATAATATGAATGAAATATAAGGAGTCAGTCAAATGAAATATTGGCTGCGCTGCATAATAATTTGCCTCTGTTTTTTTGTGTTCGTAACAAATAGGCCGTTGCATCTCTCCGCTGAGACAGATACTCCTGGGGTAGATTTATTCATTCTGATCGATCAATCACAGAGCATGAGCGGCACTTTAACCGATCCACCTACAGATCCCCATAACCTGCGGATAGACACTGCTCGCTATTTAATTGATCAGCTAGGTTTTGATGCTTTGACTCATTCTGAGCGGCTAAATAGAGTCTCTGTTATTGGATTTGGCACTTATGAACGCAGCCGAGTTATGGTTCCTTTGACCCCGGTTTCTGGTGAAACGATGGAACAATCCGCAGAAATACGTGAAACAATAAAGCAAGCTGTTCTGCCTCAACAGCTTGGCTTTACAAGTATGACAGCAGCAATTGATTTGGCCGCATCTGAATTGGAAAACGCAGCGAAGCTGGGCGAAAACCGCCCGGTTATCGTTTTCTTCATCACTGACGGTTCTCCTTATGATGAACGTGAATTAAGTTTGCGCGAATATTTTGCAGAAATTGATGAAAGTTACGTAAGGCTTCAAGAGCTAGCTTTTGATCAGGCAAGGATGTTTGCCATTGGGATTGACGTTGAAAACCGTTACTGGCCAAGTGCAAGCAATTACTGGGACAACATAGCTATAGGATCAAGCCGCGTTGAACAGGCAGATGAGATGAAAACAGAACTTGCTCAAATCCTGGCCAACGAACTCGGTTATGCTAGTGATGCCTTATCAGCAGGCGAACTGTTTGTTGAACCATATCTAGATACGATTAGCTTTTCCATATTTCGCTACGGTGAAGCCTCGGTAGAGGTTTTCTACCCTGATATAGACGGTGTGTTACAACCCTACGATTTTGATCAAGCTGAAGTTCGCGCATCTGGGGACCGATATGACCTGGTTGTAATCAGAAATCCTAATCCAGGCAATTGGACGATTCAATCTCAACAAGAGGGTGAAAGAGTTGATATTATAAAGCAAATTAAATTTAGTAGTGTGCAGCTAGAGCCACCCTTACTCGAAATACCCCGCTATTTCCCAAAATATTTTCACTTTTCCTTGCCACAGGGACAAAAATTCTACGAACAATACCCTCTGATTTTTGAATTGGTCGTTACGCCACCTGGGGCCAATCAAGGACAAACTTTAAGATGTTGTATATTATCCGAGGATGGACAAGGCTTCCGGACGGTAGATCCTTACGTTCCTATATTTGCCGGTCAGCACCAGATTAGCATTAGCGCGGCCGCACAGTTAAGGGTGGATAATGAAGTTCAAGAAATCTTGATTTCCGAGGATCAGTTTTCTTTTCGGTCTTACGATGCCAAGTTAAGCCTGGAACCATCAGACCTATCATTTTCACAATACGAACCAGTTTCTAATATCCAGGCAATCTTTACCGATGAGCAGGGTCGCGCAATTATCGAGGACCCTTTGGAAGAGTTAGACATAATTGCTCGGATAAACCTATCTCCCAAATCTAGTCAAATGGTGCCAATGAATCGGGTGGAGAGTGGCATTTACCGGCTATCTCAACCTGTGACGCTTCCTGGTGACGAAACCAAATCGCTAGAAATAATTGGACTTGGCCAATCAGGAGAGGAACTATTTAGCGCTGACAATGCCATAACGACTTTTCGTAACGTCCAACTACTAAAACCTGTTCCAGCTCTGCCGCCACAGGCAGGTTTTTCGTCTATTGCCGTTCAGTTGTTGGATGAAGCCGGTAGGCCAATTAACGATCGATTGGCCCGTACGCTTGATCTACAAGCTAGAATCGTGCCTCCACAAGGCCCCCCCCTGCCAATGGGTTTAACCTATGATCCCGACGAGTCTGCATTCGTGGCCAATGTACCTATTCCCACACAATTTGAAGGCCAACACTTTGTTGAGATCACTGCTCAAGCAAATGTGGCTGGCTTGAATGTTGAGGCTTTTAGTGACACTTTAACTTATATGGTGACAACAGATGTCCCTTACTATCGCATACTATCACCTGAGCCAGCAGTTTATCCGCTATATGAAGGCATAAATAAAGCAAATATGCCACTGGAAATTCAGTGGATTCGTAATGATTTACCAATTAATCCAGGTGATGTTTTTGTCGAGAATCCTGTCACATTAATAACTGCTACTGTACATGGACCTGATGGGTTTGTGTTACAAAATCTTGTTTTACAACCAATGAATCCCAATGATCTTAGCAGATGGAGAGTTGATTTAGATAATCTACGACAGGAGGGGATATATACTGCAACTTTTCACTTTAATGGGGCTACTCTTGTTTCTCAAGAACCATATATGCAGTTTGTTGATACACAGATCACATTTTATCGAGTTACAACGGGTTTGTGGCGCGGCATCATTAGTACTCGCAACACCTTAATTACCTTATTATTTATTGTCGTTGTAGCAGGTGGTATTACAGAATCCTTTCAGCGCTTATGGCCGCCATTTCCAAAAGGAATTTTAACAATTAGAGAACAGAATCCGGTAACAGGCGATGAACGACAAATTGATACGATCAACCTATTTAAGCGCCGCGTAAAACGACGCACAGTCATATGGAAACCTGCTACTCCGGAGCTAAAAGCTCTCGGTATAGACAAAGTAATAATTCACCCACGGCCATCTGGTGGTAATAAAAGAGTACCAGGCATTGATTTGGAATTTTTTTAGCAAAGAGGGAAGTATTTTTCCCATGAGTTTTACCAGCCCTGGTCAAAAACGCTGGCCACGTGCCGTATCAGAGAAAGCATCTATCTATTGGGTGAAATACGAAGCGTAAGATGATGGTTTGCTCCGTTTAGGAGATGATAAGATGAAACCAGAAAAAGAGATGTTTCCAAACAAAGTAACTCCGGCGTTGATCATTGGCCTTGGGGGGACCGGGCAATGGGTGTTAACTAACTTAAAGAAAAACTTAATAGAATCTTATGGAGAAGTACCCAGGCAGGTTCAATTATTGGCTTTTGATACCACAACGGATGAGCCAGAAGTGGCAAAAGACAACCTTTCGCTTGAAGCTGTTCGAATTGGTGATTTCCGGTTAAAAAAACGAGAGGAATTTATCTACCTTAGCGGAAGTGTTAAAGAACTTTGCTTAAAGGCTAAAGCAAATTCATTTGGTTATGGTCATATTACCAGTTGGTTTCCAGTCAATCGTTATTTGGCCGAGCTAACTGATGACGATTTCAACCTGGCGCGTGGGGCAGGAACACGTCGTCCGTTTGGACGAATGGCTATTTTCTACAACTTGCAGGATATTGTTGGCAAGCTTGAGTTTGCATTGCGAGAGATCAAAGGCAGTATCGCGGAGAAAAGTACGGTTGAAATTTGCGTAGTTAGCTCTTTAGCCGGCGGTACTGGTTCGGGAATGTTTATTGATCTGGCCCATCTGTCCCGTGTTATTGCTCGGCGTATCGGCTTGCCTGAGATAGCTGTGCGCGGTTTTTTTATGCTTCACAATGCCTTCCAAACTGTGGCCGAGAGTCGTTCTACTCGTTTAAACACTTATGCTGCGTTATTAGAATTGGAACGATTCATGGTTCTATTTGGACATAATTACCCGATTGACTATACATCTGCCAACAATACAGTTTGGCAAACTGTCTCTAGTAGCAAATTGTTTGATAGTTGTTTTTTGGTTGATGCCGAACGCAATCGGCACACTCTCAGTCATTTACCTCCACACGAGACCCTATATCCGGCCATTGCAGATTGTATTACGACGCTTCTCGATCCTGTATCGGGTGATAGTTATCAACAACATTATAAAAATGTCAACAACCGGGTAGCTACTACCCAGAAGCTCAAGCAAATGGCAATGTACAGTAGCTTTGGCACACAGACCTATATTTTACCCATAGTCAACATCGTCCGAGAGTTTGAACTGCGCTTTGCTATAGAATTTTTGGACAGACATTTTGCTCCGGCATCTGCAGAGCCTGAAACGGGTTCCATGGCATCATTGCTGTATCCTGAAAGTACCGCGGGACAAGGAGCTTTATCTTTTCTAAAACAAAACCTGTCCCCTGGCGGTTTGCACAATACGTTTTTTGTGCAGGGTATGATTATGCATCTGGAGCGAAGCAATAATCCAACTTATGTGGATCAATTGGCGCTCAGTATTCATGAAGATTTACTTGATTTGTTGCGAACCAGCGGTGATGAAGGCGCTATGCTCAACTTTGCCCAACGCATAGATCAGGCGTTACGACACCTAAATTTGGAAACAAGTGTTAGGAGAAGCGATGAACTGGAAGACTCGGCTGAGAACGCCGCCCGACGGATCCCCGAACAAATACGCTCCATTAAACGTAATTATCTGGGCGAAGTAGAACAAAATGGTGGAAGAGATGGTTTGTTACGTCATGCCTTGGTTAGCAGTGGGCAATTCAATGTGGAACAATTCCAAAAGCTTCTAACAGAAAAATTGACTCAAATACTAACAACGACCGAGTATGGTTATAGTCGTTTGGGATTTGCACGCGCTTTTGTAGATCATCTTAATCAGATTTTTGAGGCAGTTCATAGACTGCTGGAAAATGTTCATAATAAGCGAAATCAAATTGGTCAAATGGCATTTGCCCGTGACGAGGTTCGAGTCATGGCGACGCAACTTGAAAAAACAAAAAACAGTGGCATTTTCCCCATGTTGGGCAGGCGAAATGCTATAGCTTCCCAAAGGGCCTACATAGCTGCCGAGCAAGAGCTAATCAATTTACAAGTTGCAGAGCAGGTCATTAATGAGTTGTTGAATCAGGCTAAGAGTCATCTAAATATAATCCAGCATGTAATGGATGAATTAAACCAATGGTTTGCGATTTGGGTGACAGGAGATCCTCTGAACAATGAACAGGGTGTGTTATCCCAAATGAAACTGGAACTTGCTCGTTGGCGGCAATTTCGCCAGCAGCAAGAAGTTGGCAGCCAAGAGCCCAACGAGGTTCATTTACGTCATTATTTAACAAATCCCGAATATGAGGAAATGCTTTATCAGCAGCACTGTCAGGAACAATATGAAGCACTTCTAAACCGTTTTCAGTGGACGTGTTCTGGAGCCAAGGCTGGACTAGAAATTCGACTAAGATTAGATAATCGTCAGTTGAAAAGAACCCTGGATGGTCAAGCAACCCTCGATAACTCTGAACGGTTGCTCAGTGCTATCAAACCGTATTTCTTGTCAGTCAAACAGGAGAGTGTGATTAGCCGTCTCTCTGAGATGTATTCGCCAGAGACATTAGCAAATCATATATGGCAATACACTGGCACATTTATTGGTTTCCAGAAAGCACATCCGGCTGCAAGTGAGGTGGAGAAGCGGATATTTGTCAGTTTGAATCACAGCCAAAATGTTGATTATAAAAAAGAATTGGAGAAAAAGCTGAGAGACAAAGGGATGTCATCTGATAATGTGCAAGTTATCCCTGCTTATGACCCGCATAGATGTGTTGTCCTATCTACTACGGACATGATTGGAATAACGGCCGTTCCCACTATTCAGCAGGTAGAAGCAGAATATAACCGGCTGGACGCAGTGCGCCGGAGTGGTTTGCACATTTTCCCGGCTGAAGTAAATGCTGTTGCCTATGAAGCGCGACTAGGTGGGCCTGGATTGCAAAAAGAAGAAATCCGTCACTTTACAGCTCGGGTCAAGAGTTTGTTTGAAGATGAAGAGAAGTTGCGCTTGTTTGTACAGTCCCTTGCTACGGGAGTAATCCGTGAAGAGGATAGTCCAGAAATACGGCTGTACAAACAATATGTACTTCGTATTCAACCCCAAATCGATCAGCTGTCGGAAATACCGCTAGGGCGGTCTTGGCGTAGACCATCCTTGTTCGAGGCAATTTATAATTTCATTTACGCACGTCCTTTGCGCCCACCGCAAACTAAAGAGAAAATTGTTGCTTCGGTCAACGACCGTGCCAATGGTCAGGCTTATGCAACTTTATCCCAAATCAACGAAGCAGTTGAAGTGCGTGAAGCGTTAATTCGTTACGGCCTTGCTGACCTTGTTGATGAAATTTCGCGTTATGTTGCTAACAGTTATCATGAATTGCGCCCGAATCGTTTTGCTTTGGAAAGTCCTGTTGCGTTTTTACTAGTAAGAAACGTCAGAAAGTTACACACTATGAACCTGGAGCAATTAGTCCAAAGCACAATCATACCCTGGCTACTTGAGCAAGAGAAATATGAGGAACTTATCCCTCGATCACATTACAAGGAAATTGCAGAAGGCATGGGACGCATAATCCTCAAACTAAATACCCCCGTGGATAGACCAGCGCGATTACAGCGACACTTACAGGAGTTCTCCAAAGCTATAAACAATCAACTGGATGTAAATGACCCAGAAGAACGTGATCTAGCCACTATTTTTGAAATAATGGTAGGTGATTATCGCCGCACCCTGGCAAGTAGGTAAATGATGGACAAGTTTGAATTTCCCGAAGGGGTATTTATTTCAGAACAGTTTCTGGGACGCGGTAGCTACGGTGAGGTGTGGAAGGTCAAATCCAGGTCGGGTGTCTTGACTCGCGCTGTCAAGATTGTAGCTAAGGAAGACTTGCCCATACTGCAAAAGGAAAAAGCTACATTAACTCATCTAGCTCGTGCAGATCGTGACAATATGATCGTTCGTGCCTATAGCATTAGCTCTATAGCCGACGGTCGCTACGTTTTGCTCATGGATTTTGTAGGCAGTGATCCTTTATCCGATCTGGTAGATGATCTAAATAAGAGAGATCTGCAAGCTAAACCCTGGCAGGCACAAGATGAATATGAAAGAGTACGGATTGCAGCGCAAATCACCCGCGTTCTGAACACAGCCTATCTGGCCCAAATTGCTTTAACTGACATTAAGCTGGCCAATTTTTTCTATGATAAGGCTCAACCAAACCTTATCCAGGTTATTGATTGGAATGTGGTAGATGACGAAAACCCAAGACAGGGATTCTATCAATACACTCTACCACGACTAGCTTCAATTCTGCATCAAGTCTTTACAGGCCACTCCCTGGAAAGCCAGCCTGGCACGATTGACCATTCTAAACTGGGAAGAACAATAGAAGATGAAGAGCAGTCTATATGGGACTTGTTGACTTATGAAACGCGAACTATTTTGTATGAAATGGCGTTCGGTCACATTAAGGGAAAAAACCCAGCTTTAGAATTATGGAAACGGTGGGGACAGCAAGAACGATTCTGGCAGCGATTGCTTACCGCACCAACCGAAACACCAGAAGAAAAGCAGAAGTGGTGGTTCAATGAATGGAAGTACGTCAAAGGCCTGGGTGAAGAGATTGCACCAACGCCTCAACGCTTAAATAGATGCGAGGGTCTGCTGCTGTTAGATGAATGGCCCAGACCAGAAGAGGTCAAGACATTAGGTTTACCAGTACGATCTGAATGGGAAGATCAAAAAGTTGCGCTAACTTTACAGCAGGTGGATGAACTATTGGAAAGGCAAGAGTTTCGCCCTGTTGAAATAGATTTACTCACAACAAGGCGCCGGCCTGAAGCAGCTTTGCGCTTTCAGCTTCGTTCTACTCAACTACAGTTTTACGAATTTGCTCATAACCATGCGCTTCCCATTAAACCGTTGCAACAGTTTCGGGATGTAGACAAAGCGATACAGCAAGGTCTATATAACCGTGCGGCACAGTTATTAGAAGAAGACAGATTACCTAAAGTAATTCTCTTGAGTTGGCGAAATCTAAACAGCTTAAACACACTCCTGGATAAGCATTTGGAATTGTTATCTGCCCGTATTCGTGGACATGCCCAAACCCTTTTGCTCGAAGACCTCCTGGTTAAATACAGTCAACAACAAAGAAGCGATTGGAAAGAAACCATTGATGAGCACCTAGACAAACTTGATCATGCTTTTTTTGAGATAATTAATGCTGGACAGAAACTTCAAGAGTATGTTGACCCTTATTATAAACAGCACATCGAGTGGTGGGAAAGAGACATTCAGCAAAAATACAAGTTCGCCAGTCTAGCTGTGAGATTTTACCACTTGGTAAAGGAAGATAGATTCAGGGAGGCTGTTCAAAATCTTGAAGAATTGAATCACTCAATATCATCTGTTGAGCAAGAACATGTATGGTCTTGTCTGGATGATATGCTTCATAATGCTCCTGCTTTGGCAAGCCTGAAATCAACAGGGCAAAAAGTCTCCCGAACTGCCGAAGAGATAGCGGAAATAGCAGATAGTCAACTGTTAAAGATAAATGCAACTATAGCTGACAATAAGCGATTGTCGGACGAGGTAAGAGACTCCTTGTGGGAAGGGGCAAGGATCGCAACAGAGCTTGTTCGGAAAACAGCTATAAATAGCAAGGGAACCATAGAAAACGAGACAGCAGATGAAGTAAAGACTATCAAAATAACTGCACGCGAAGGTGAGAAAAAAGTTGGTGATGCTGTTGACGAAGGCATGGAAACTCTCAATAAGGCTATAGAGAAGAGCAAGACAGTTGTTATTACCGCTACCCAAAACGGACAAGCCATGATTACCGCAACCGCTAATGGGGGGGTAGAAACGGTCAACACAGCCATAACGACAGGTGCAGCGGCCGTTGCTACTGCTGCTCAGGACGGACAAGCCAAGATTTCCTCGGCCGTTGATGGAGAGTAGCAACGGTGAACATAGCCATAACGACAGGTGCAGCGGCCGTTGCTACTGCTGCTCAGGACGGACAAGCCAAGATTTCCTCGGCCGTTGATGGAGGGGTAGCAACGGTCAACACAGCCATAACGACAGGTGCAGCGGCCGTTGCTACTGCTGCTCAGGACGGACAAGCCAAGATTTCCTCGGCCGTTGATGGAGGGGTAGAAAATGTCAACACAGCCATAACGACAGGTGCAGCGGCCGTTGCTACTGCTGCTCAAGCCGGACAAGCCAAGATTACCGCGGCCGTTGATGGAGGGGTAGCAACTGTTAATACCGCCATAACGACAGGTGAAACGGCCGTTGCTACTGCTGCTCAGGACGGACAAGCCAAGATTTCCTCGGCCGTTGATGGAGGGGTAGCAACGGTCAACACAGCCATAACGACAGGTGCAGCGGCCGTTGCTACTGCTGCTCAGGACGGACAAGCCAAGATTTCCTCGGCCGTTGATGGAGGGGTAGAAACGGTCAACACAGCCATAACGACAGGTGCAGCGGCCGTTGCTACTGCTGCTCAGGACGGACAAGCCAAGATTTCCTCGGCCGTTGATGGAGGGGTAGAAACGGTCAACACAGCCATAACGACAGGTGCAGCGGCCGTTGCTACTGCTGCTCAGGACGGACAAGCCAAGATTTCCTCGGCCGTTGATGGAGGGGTAGAAAATGTCAACACAGCCATAACGACAGGTGCAGCAGCCGTTGCTACTGCTGCTCAGGACGGACAAGCCAAGATTTCCTCGGCCGTTGATGGAGGGGTAGAAACGGTCAACACAGCCATAACGACAGGTGCAGCGGCCGTTGCTACTGCTGCTCAGGACGGACAAGCCAAGATTTCCTCGGCCGTTGATGGAGGGGTAGCAACGGTCAACACAGCCATAACGACAGGTGCAGCGGCCGTTGCTACTGCTGCTCAGGACGGACAAGCCAAGATTTCCTCGGCCGTTGATGGAGGGGTAGCAACGGTCAACACAGCCATAACGACAGGTGCAGCGGCCGTTGCTACTGCTGCTCAGGACGGACAAGCCAAGATTTCCTCGGCCGTTGATGGAGGGGTAGCAACGGTCAACACAGCCATAACGACAGGTGCAGCGGCCGTTGCTACTGCTGCTCAGGACGGACAAGCCAAGATTTCCTCGGCCGTTGATGGAGGGGTAGAAACGGTCAACACAGCCATAACGACAGGTGAAACGGCCGTTGCTACTGCTGCTCAGGACGGACAAGCCAAGATTTCCTCGGCCGTTGATGGAGGGGTAGAAACGGTCAACACAGCCATAACGACAGGTGCAGCGGCCGTTGCTACTGCTGCTCAGGACGGACAAGCCAAGATTTCCTCGGCCGTTGATGGAGGGGTAGAA
It encodes the following:
- a CDS encoding protein kinase family protein — protein: MMDKFEFPEGVFISEQFLGRGSYGEVWKVKSRSGVLTRAVKIVAKEDLPILQKEKATLTHLARADRDNMIVRAYSISSIADGRYVLLMDFVGSDPLSDLVDDLNKRDLQAKPWQAQDEYERVRIAAQITRVLNTAYLAQIALTDIKLANFFYDKAQPNLIQVIDWNVVDDENPRQGFYQYTLPRLASILHQVFTGHSLESQPGTIDHSKLGRTIEDEEQSIWDLLTYETRTILYEMAFGHIKGKNPALELWKRWGQQERFWQRLLTAPTETPEEKQKWWFNEWKYVKGLGEEIAPTPQRLNRCEGLLLLDEWPRPEEVKTLGLPVRSEWEDQKVALTLQQVDELLERQEFRPVEIDLLTTRRRPEAALRFQLRSTQLQFYEFAHNHALPIKPLQQFRDVDKAIQQGLYNRAAQLLEEDRLPKVILLSWRNLNSLNTLLDKHLELLSARIRGHAQTLLLEDLLVKYSQQQRSDWKETIDEHLDKLDHAFFEIINAGQKLQEYVDPYYKQHIEWWERDIQQKYKFASLAVRFYHLVKEDRFREAVQNLEELNHSISSVEQEHVWSCLDDMLHNAPALASLKSTGQKVSRTAEEIAEIADSQLLKINATIADNKRLSDEVRDSLWEGARIATELVRKTAINSKGTIENETADEVKTIKITAREGEKKVGDAVDEGMETLNKAIEKSKTVVITATQNGQAMITATANGGVETVNTAITTGAAAVATAAQDGQAKISSAVDGE
- a CDS encoding VWA domain-containing protein, encoding MKYWLRCIIICLCFFVFVTNRPLHLSAETDTPGVDLFILIDQSQSMSGTLTDPPTDPHNLRIDTARYLIDQLGFDALTHSERLNRVSVIGFGTYERSRVMVPLTPVSGETMEQSAEIRETIKQAVLPQQLGFTSMTAAIDLAASELENAAKLGENRPVIVFFITDGSPYDERELSLREYFAEIDESYVRLQELAFDQARMFAIGIDVENRYWPSASNYWDNIAIGSSRVEQADEMKTELAQILANELGYASDALSAGELFVEPYLDTISFSIFRYGEASVEVFYPDIDGVLQPYDFDQAEVRASGDRYDLVVIRNPNPGNWTIQSQQEGERVDIIKQIKFSSVQLEPPLLEIPRYFPKYFHFSLPQGQKFYEQYPLIFELVVTPPGANQGQTLRCCILSEDGQGFRTVDPYVPIFAGQHQISISAAAQLRVDNEVQEILISEDQFSFRSYDAKLSLEPSDLSFSQYEPVSNIQAIFTDEQGRAIIEDPLEELDIIARINLSPKSSQMVPMNRVESGIYRLSQPVTLPGDETKSLEIIGLGQSGEELFSADNAITTFRNVQLLKPVPALPPQAGFSSIAVQLLDEAGRPINDRLARTLDLQARIVPPQGPPLPMGLTYDPDESAFVANVPIPTQFEGQHFVEITAQANVAGLNVEAFSDTLTYMVTTDVPYYRILSPEPAVYPLYEGINKANMPLEIQWIRNDLPINPGDVFVENPVTLITATVHGPDGFVLQNLVLQPMNPNDLSRWRVDLDNLRQEGIYTATFHFNGATLVSQEPYMQFVDTQITFYRVTTGLWRGIISTRNTLITLLFIVVVAGGITESFQRLWPPFPKGILTIREQNPVTGDERQIDTINLFKRRVKRRTVIWKPATPELKALGIDKVIIHPRPSGGNKRVPGIDLEFF